One genomic window of Cydia pomonella isolate Wapato2018A chromosome 6, ilCydPomo1, whole genome shotgun sequence includes the following:
- the LOC133519121 gene encoding solute carrier organic anion transporter family member 3A1-like, with product MTDERAPSAGGANAAPQHRKGHRRQESMYAMTGLYAESSGAEADDAGPGPSAAHPPLPAHPPRDPVKCHSRNPSAGICDREREREREKPHQLFPEILDIPHDARDCGILSWRPLFIQRFSSIKVFVFFLSILVTLQQALSSGYINSVITTIEKRFEIPSSLSGLIASSYEIGNVITVIFVSYLGSRRHIPVWIAVGAVIMGIGSLVFVVPHFIAEINSEMTVNNKSADNICYRPPEKNILAQGLSPNNLRPENCIKSSPSTFLPVMVFVVAQLLLGCGGSPLLTLGTTYVDDHVRPESSSMYIGCMYSMAAFGPVLGFLLGAYLLSFHMDSFSGQIIEIDQYDHRWVGMWWGGFLLCGFLLILVAVPFFSFPKVLVREKEKIRLVEKAAAASGSGTAKPPVKPPSDIKDTGYGKDIKDIPVSMWRLLKNPVYVVTCLGACMELMIVSGFVVFLPKYLETQFSLGKSQASVFTGSIAIPGACIGIFMGGCLLKRLELRPKGAVQFVLISNTICLSCYALLFFLGCDNIQMAGTTIPYTNASNLEPFKVNLTAACNFNCLCTETDMEPVCGNNGLTYFSPCHAGCSDSFSSRSNFANCACVAGNARGMPGVLNGASAAALTAAGAREYSEVTVVPVATAGACNPPCNTIFPFLVLLFFMTFVVAVTQMPLLMIVLRSVSEEERSFALGMQFVIFRLFGYIPAPIVFGNLIDSTCILWNKSCSGETGGRCLLYDIEQFRFRYVGLCGGIKIVALGIFLADWWLVRRRRHLEQAPPLDARDLAGSIISLDKLFEELPSADNASGFRSGLTSGLSSAATSPLEADAEPRASIQRTDSQYSQESQTARKSSRVLVASRHLRNDSKTIQLESTHYKSHSRSGSRDLSLDQLKQLALKSVENLDLSVLPLAPHLCGDEESKRLLESGALRHRRTGSRELRPAPQRHQRTASHHITLEPRELGLQLQKGRSVDQLAPPPSRPPHDPCV from the exons GAGGCAAGAGTCAATGTACGCAATGACGGGACTCTACGCGGAGTCAAGTGGTGCGGAGGCCGACGACGCCGGGCCCGGACCGAGCGCAGCGCATCCCCCGCTCCCGGCGCACCCGCCGCGGGACCCCGTCAAGTGCCACAGCCGGAACCCCTCGGCCGGCATATGCGACAG AGAACgcgagagagaaagagagaaaCCTCACCAGTTATTCCCAGAAATTTTGGACATTCCTCATGATGCACGCGACTGCGGTATCTTATCATGGAGGCCGCTATTCATTCAGAGATTTTCTAGTATTAAA GTATTTGTATTTTTCCTCTCGATCCTCGTGACGCTTCAACAAGCGCTAAGCTCCGGCTACATAAACTCCGTGATCACGACGATCGAGAAACGGTTCGAGATCCCGTCGAGCCTCTCGGGGCTCATCGCGAGCAGCTACGAGATCGGCAACGTTATTACCGTAATCTTCGTGTCGTATCTCGGCAGTCGACGGCACATTCCTGTTTGGATCGCAGTCG GTGCGGTAATAATGGGCATCGGTTCGTTAGTATTCGTGGTGCCTCACTTTATAGCAGAAATTAATAGCGAAATGACGGTAAACAATAAATCAGCCGATAATATATGTTACCGGCCACCGGAGAAGAATATTCTAGCTCAAGGCCTGTCTCCTAATAACTTGAGGCCGGAAAATTGCATTAAG agCTCACCGAGCACGTTCCTGCCGGTGATGGTGTTCGTGGTGGCGCAACTGCTGCTGGGCTGCGGCGGCTCGCCGCTGCTAACGCTCGGCACCACCTACGTCGACGACCACGTGCGACCAGAGTCATCCAGCATGTATATAG GATGTATGTACAGTATGGCTGCCTTCGGACCCGTGCTTGGATTTCTTCTCGGTGCCTATCTGCTCTCCTTTCACATGGATTCCTTTTCGGGACAAATTATagaaatag ATCAATACGACCACCGATGGGTCGGTATGTGGTGGGGCGGCTTCCTGCTCTGCGGCTTCCTCCTGATACTGGTCGCCGTCCCTTTCTTCTCGTTCCCGAAGGTGCTGGTGCGAGAGAAAGAGAAGATCAGGCTCGTGGAGAAAGCGGCCGCGGCTAGCGGCTCGGGGACCGCTAAGCCTCCAGTGAAACCGCCGTCCGATATAAAGGACACGGGCTATGGCAAGGATATAAAAG ATATCCCAGTATCAATGTGGAGACTGCTCAAGAACCCAGTGTACGTTGTGACGTGCCTCGGTGCTTGCATGGAGCTCATGATCGTGTCCGGGTTCGTCGTGTTCCTACCGAAATACTTGGAGACGCAGTTCAGTCTCGGCAAGAGTCAGGCCAGTGTTTTCACGG GATCCATTGCTATTCCCGGAGCATGCATCGGTATATTCATGGGCGGCTGCCTGCTGAAGCGGCTCGAACTGCGACCCAAGGGTGCCGTTCAGTTCGTACTGATCTCCAACACTATATGCCTCTCGTGCTACGCGCTGTTGTTCTTCCTGGGCTGCGATAACATCCAGATGGCCGGGACCACTATTCCGTATACGAATGCCAG TAACCTGGAGCCGTTCAAGGTGAACCTGACAGCGGCGTGCAACTTCAACTGCCTGTGCACGGAGACGGACATGGAGCCGGTGTGCGGCAACAACGGGCTCACGTACTTCTCGCCGTGCCACGCGGGCTGTTCCGACTCCTTCTCCTCGCGGTCAAACTTCGCCAACTGTGCCT GCGTGGCGGGCAACGCGCGCGGCATGCCGGGCGTCCTGAACGGCGCCTCCGCGGCCGCGCTCACCGCCGCCGGCGCGCGCGAGTACAGCGAGGTCACGGTGGTGCCGGTCGCCACGGCCGGCGCCTGCAACCCGCCCTGCAACACCATCTTCCCCTTCCTCGTGCTGCTGTTCTTCATGACCTTCGTGGTGGCCGTCACGCAGATGCCGCTGCTCATGATCGTGCTCCG GTCCGTGAGTGAAGAGGAGCGTTCGTTCGCGCTCGGCATGCAGTTCGTGATCTTCCGGCTGTTCGGCTACATCCCCGCGCCCATCGTGTTCGGGAACCTCATCGACTCCACCTGCATCCTGTGGAACAAGTCCTGCAGCGGCGAGACGGGCGGCCGGTGTTTGCTCTACGACATAGAACAGTTTCGGTTCAG ATACGTGGGGTTGTGTGGCGGCATCAAGATCGTGGCCCTCGGCATCTTCCTGGCGGACTGGTGGCTCGTGCGGCGCCGCCGCCACCTCGAGCAGGCGCCGCCCCTCGACGCGCGCGACCTggccggctccatcatcagccTCGACAAAC TATTCGAAGAGTTGCCGTCGGCGGACAACGCGAGCGGTTTCCGATCGGGCTTGACATCGGGCCTGAGCTCTGCGGCCACGTCGCCGCTCGAGGCCGACGCGGAGCCGCGGGCCTCCATCCAGCGCACGGACTCGCAGTACTCGCAG GAGTCGCAAACAGCGCGCAAGAGCTCGCGCGTGCTGGTGGCGTCGCGGCACCTCCGCAACGACTCCAAGACCATCCAGCTGGAGAGCACCCACTACAAGTCGCACTCGCGCTCCGGCTCGCGCGACCTCAGCCTCGACCAGCTCAAGCAGCTCGCGCTCAAGAGCGTCGAGAACCTCGACCTCAGCGTGCTCCCGCTGGCGCCACATTTGTGTGGCGACGAG GAGAGCAAACGGCTGCTGGAGTCGGGCGCGCTGCGCCACCGCCGCACCGGGTCGCGCGAGCTGCGGCCGGCGCCGCAGCGCCACCAGCGCACGGCGTCGCACCACATCACGCTGGAGCCGCGGGAGCTCGGCCTGCAGCTGCAGAAGGGCCGCAGCGTCGACCAGCTCGCTCCGCCTCCGTCTCGCCCGCCGCACGACCCCTGCGTCTGA